The following nucleotide sequence is from Campylobacter coli 76339.
TTTTTTTGGCAAAAATTTGCTTGGGTTTCACTTTTTTTAATTCCTATTTTTTTAGCATTTTTTTTGGAATTTTTTTATTTTTTAAGGCTTAGAAAAAATATCATAAAAGAAGCAACGATGATTAAAAATAGCTTGATTTATCGTGTGAGTGCGGGAGATTTTTATATCTATAGCTTGAGTTTTTTTATGGCTTTGTTTGCGCTTGCTTCTTTGTTTTTAAATTTGATCAGTTTTGAAAAACAAGATGGATTTTTTTTGTTTGTACTCTTGCCTTTATTTTTATTTTTTTTCAAGCAAAAACTTCAGTTGCAGTTTTTAGATAATGCTTATAATGATTTTAGAATAATCATTTTATCAAGTTTGATTTTGGCTTTGTTATATGCGATTTTTAATGGAGTGGTAAATCCTATACAAAGTTTTAATCTTGAAGATTTTAATCAAAGTATTATTCATTATAAAAACTCAAAGTTTTTTGTTTTTGATTTAATTTCTCAAATTTTAACACTTATAAATGCTTTAAAAGAGTATTTTTTATATTCTTTGGGTCTTTTTTGGTTTAGGGTTTTAAATTTTATTTTTGATTTTATTAATTTTTTTATTTTTTGCTCTTTTGTGGCCTATCTTTATAATTTTGCTTTTAAAGTAAAAAAGAAAACTTATGTTTTTGTTTTTTCATTTTTTATAGCCCTAGCTTCATTTTTTATCGTAGAGGACAAAAATCAAAATCCAAAAGCTTATCAAAAAGAGCTTGTTTTGATGATGAATAATCTTTCTTTTTTAAAAGAGCAAAATTTAAGCATGCTTCAAAATGATAAAGATAGATTAGTTAAAAATTTAAAACAAGTGCAAGAACTTTTGGATAAAAATGCCTTCGAAATAGGAATTTGGTGGTTTTCTAAAGATAAAGAAGAATTGCAAAAATCCTTAAATGAAAGTCTTCAATGAGATATGATATTTTTGTAGCAAAGCGTTTAAATCTTAGCAGAAATAAAGCTTTAGAATTGATAGAAAATGAAGAAATTTTGCTTAACTCCAAACCTTATAAAGCTTCTTTTGATGTGCAAAATCTGCTTAAAAATAAGATAGCAGATCAAGAAGAGCTTTTAAATTCCAAAGAATTAAATTTAGAGCTTTTGGGTGAGCTTTATGTTTCTCGTGCGGCTTTTAAGCTCAAATATTTTTTAGAAAATCATAATATCAATATAGCAAATAAAACCTGCCTTGATATAGGTTCAAGCACGGGCGGTTTTGTGCAAATTTTATTAGAACACGAGGCTTTGAAAGTAAGTGCTTTAGATGTGGGCGATAATCAACTCCATCCTAGTTTACGCGATGATAAAAGGATTGAAATTATTGAAAATACGGATTTAAGAACTTTTAAAAGCGAGCAAAAATTTGATTTTATCACTTGCGATGTCAGTTTTATTTCTTTAACTCATTTGCTTTTGTATATCGATAATTTAGCTTTAAAAGATATAGTTTTGCTTTTTAAGCCTCAATTTGAAGTTGGTAAGCAAGCAAAAAGAGATAAAAAAGGTGTTTTAAAAGATGAAAAGGCTGTGCTTAAAGCTATGAGAGAATTTGAAAATGCTTGTGCGCGTTTAGGTTGGATCTTGCAATGTTGCGAAGAGTCTAAAATCAAAGGAAAAGAGGGTAATATTGAATATTTTTACTACTACACTAAAAAATAATATTAAAACCTTAGCCATAGGATGTTTTGATGGAGTTCATTTAGGGCATAAAAAGCTTATAGAGTGCCTAGATGATTCGGGGGCTCTTTTGATTATCGATAAATTTAAGGGTAAAAAGCTTTGTACCAATCAAGACAAAGCATTCTTAGCTCAAAAAGAGATCATAGAACTTGATTTTGAAAGCATCAAGGCTTTAGATGGTAAGGATTTTTTACAAGCTTTAAAAGAGGAATTTGTAAATTTAGAGCGTATAGTTGTAGGTTTTGATTTTTCTTTTGGAAAAAATAGAAGTTATAAAGCAAAAGATATAGAAGTACTTAGTGGGATTAAAACAACGATTATAGATGAATTTAGATTAGGTGGAGTGGGCGTTCATGCAAGCTTGATTAAAGAGTATTTAGCACAAGGCGATATCAAAAAGGCAAATTCTTTCTTGGGGCGAAATTATGCAATTAAAGGTAAGCTCATAAAGGGTCAAGGGCTTGGCTCAAAAGAACTTTTTGCAACTTTAAATTTAGAATGCGAGGAGTATTTTTTACCTAAAAATGGTGTTTATGCTAGCATTGTGAGTTTTCATGATAAACACTATAAGAGCGTAAGTTTTGTAGGTGTGCGCTCTAGCGATATGCAATTTGCCATAGAAAGTCATATTATAGAAAAATTTGATGAAAGCTTGGCTATAGGGGAAGTTTTAGAGCTTGAATTTGTAGAATTTCTAAGAGAAAATCAAAAATTTAACGATCTTGCCCAACTTAAAGAACAAATTTCAAAAGATATAAATCAAGCTAAAGCGTGTTTAGGATAGAGAATGAAAGACGAACTTTTTAAAGAAAAATTAACCAAACAATTTGAATTTGATAGGAGTGTCGCAAGTGTTTTTGATGATATGATTAACCGTTCTGTGCCTTTTTATAAAGAAAATTTAGAACTTTGTGCAAATTTGATAAAAAAATTGACCAAAGAGGGAGCAAAGGTTTGTGATTTGGGCTGTTCTAGTGCGAATTTTTTAATTTTTTTAGCCAACTTAAGAAAAGATCTCAAGCTTTTTGGTGTGGATAATGCACCTTCTATGCTTGAAATCGCCAAATCAAAAGCGCAAGCTTATGGCTTAAATATCAAATTTTTTGAAGCGAATTTGTGTGATTTTGTCTTTTTTCAAAGTGATGTATTTGTGGCTAATTATACTTTGCAATTCATCCGTCCGCCTAAAAGACAAGAGCTTGTTAATGAAATTTATAAGAATTTAAACAAAGGTGGTATTTTCATCATGAGTGAAAAAATTCTTTATGAAGATGCTTTTTTGTCTAAAAATATGATAGAACTTTATGCGGATTATAAAGAAAGACAAGGTTATTCTAAAATCGAAATTGCAGCCAAAAGAGAGGCTTTGGAAAATGTTCTTATCCCTTATAGCGAAAAAGAAAATTTAGATATGCTTAAAAATGCAGGATTTGAAAAAATAGAAAGTGTTTTTAAGTGGGTTAATTTTGAAACCTTTATAGCTTTTAAATAAAGACTATTTTGTTTGCGTATCATGGCCTTCATCCCAATCTTCTTTTGGGATGGCAACACTATGAGCATTTACACAATCTTGGCTGATGATAGATTTCAAACGACATTCATCACTTCTTTTTTTAGCTTCTTCAGGGTGAGCTTTATAGTATTCTACACTTTTGGTTTGCCCGCAAGCTATAAAAAATAAACCAATAAGAGTAAGTAGTATCGCTTTATTCATAGTATTTTCCTCAAGTATAGTTAAACTTTTATTGCGCTGATTTTGTAAATCTTAGCAAATTTTTATAAATATAAATTATTATTTTTCCTCATTATAGGAAAAAACAGGCAAAGACCATTGATATTTGATCGCCAAAAGTCTTGCTGTAACTCCTACAAATAGTGTTACAAGTGTACAAATTAAAGCGTGTAATTCAAGATAAACCATTAAGGTGTAATAAATCGCTCCTGCTATGATTGCAATTCCTGCATAAATTTCTTTTTGAAATACTAAAGGAATTCTCATACATAAAATATCTCTTAAAATTCCACCAAAAACACCTGTAATTACTGCTGCGGAGATTGCGATGATAAGGCCATGGTTTTGTTCTATTGCAATTTGCGCTCCAAGTATACTAAAGACTACAAGTCCTATGGCATCAAGTGTTAAAAATAAACTTTCTAATCTGCTGACAATGCGCGGAATTTTAGTAGCAACAAGAGCACAAAAACAAATCAAAATGATATATTCAGGATGCTCCACCCAAGTTAGTGGATAATGACCCAAAAGCACATCGCGTATGCTTCCGCCTCCTATGGCAGTTACTAAAGCTATAAAAATCACTCCAAAAAGATCCATTTTATGTCTACCTGCAGCCAAAGCACCCGTCATGCCCTCTGCTGAAATTCCTATGATATAAAGTATAGTTATGGTTAAAGCACTAATTTCCATTGGTAACCTTTAGAATTTATTGCAAGAAATTTTATAATCATTGATTTTTTCGCTCTGGATATCGTTATTTGGTACCTCATAGCATTCTTTAAACTGAGAAGTTTTGATGATCTTAACATAAGAACTCGGTATAGCAACACCATTTTTAATAAATTTAGGATTTTTGCCATAAAGTATTAGATTTAGCACTTCAACACTTTGAAATTTAAAAGCAAGACTTCTTTCTCTTTGTTCGATTTCATTCCAAACCGTTGCGTTAACTTGTGCATTTTGTGGAGTGATATTACTCATCAAAAAAACTGATGTTTGTGCTGCTTTACTGAAGCGAAAAGAAGCATTTGAAGCTATGTGCCCTCGGGTATAGCCGCTATTTTTATAATCACTCCAAGTACTGCGGTATTTTTTAGGGATATTTGTATCGTCTTCAAAACGCGGGCGTTTTTTGATCTGTTTTTCTTTTAAATTGGACGCTTCTACCTTGTAAGCTATGGCTTTAGTACTTTTGAGTTTATAATCATAACAATTGGTATAAAAAAATTTATCCAAAACAACGGAGCAATTTAGAGGATTAAAATAAGATGCAAATTCTTTATCGGGTTTATAGGCTTCTAAAGCAAAAACATGAAGTGCAAATGTTAATAAAAAGATAATAAATTTCATTTAAGTTCCTTGTCTTTACTTTTGCAAAGATGGTTTAGAAAACATTCTTTACATAGAGGTTTTTTAGCCTTGCAAACATAGCGTCCAAAAAGTACCATGGCTTGATGGAGATAGTTAAGATTATCTTTAAATATGCGTGTTAAGTCTTCTTCAGTAGCTTCAGGAGTTTTCGCTTTGCTAAGCCCTAAGCGATGAGAAACACGAAAAACATGAGTATCTACTGCCATACAGTTTGCACCGCACCATTCGATCAAAACCACATGGGCTGTTTTTTGTCCTACTCCAGCTAAGGATTTTAATTTTTCTTCTTCCAGTGGAATTTGGGCATTGAAATTTTCACAG
It contains:
- a CDS encoding membrane protein, producing the protein MKNNIQLFVLFGIFAFLFFWQKFAWVSLFLIPIFLAFFLEFFYFLRLRKNIIKEATMIKNSLIYRVSAGDFYIYSLSFFMALFALASLFLNLISFEKQDGFFLFVLLPLFLFFFKQKLQLQFLDNAYNDFRIIILSSLILALLYAIFNGVVNPIQSFNLEDFNQSIIHYKNSKFFVFDLISQILTLINALKEYFLYSLGLFWFRVLNFIFDFINFFIFCSFVAYLYNFAFKVKKKTYVFVFSFFIALASFFIVEDKNQNPKAYQKELVLMMNNLSFLKEQNLSMLQNDKDRLVKNLKQVQELLDKNAFEIGIWWFSKDKEELQKSLNESLQ
- a CDS encoding RNA binding methyltransferase FtsJ like; its protein translation is MRYDIFVAKRLNLSRNKALELIENEEILLNSKPYKASFDVQNLLKNKIADQEELLNSKELNLELLGELYVSRAAFKLKYFLENHNINIANKTCLDIGSSTGGFVQILLEHEALKVSALDVGDNQLHPSLRDDKRIEIIENTDLRTFKSEQKFDFITCDVSFISLTHLLLYIDNLALKDIVLLFKPQFEVGKQAKRDKKGVLKDEKAVLKAMREFENACARLGWILQCCEESKIKGKEGNIEYFYYYTKK
- a CDS encoding Riboflavin kinase / FMN adenylyltransferase, whose product is MNIFTTTLKNNIKTLAIGCFDGVHLGHKKLIECLDDSGALLIIDKFKGKKLCTNQDKAFLAQKEIIELDFESIKALDGKDFLQALKEEFVNLERIVVGFDFSFGKNRSYKAKDIEVLSGIKTTIIDEFRLGGVGVHASLIKEYLAQGDIKKANSFLGRNYAIKGKLIKGQGLGSKELFATLNLECEEYFLPKNGVYASIVSFHDKHYKSVSFVGVRSSDMQFAIESHIIEKFDESLAIGEVLELEFVEFLRENQKFNDLAQLKEQISKDINQAKACLG
- a CDS encoding tRNA (uridine-5-oxyacetic acid methyl ester) 34 synthase — protein: MKDELFKEKLTKQFEFDRSVASVFDDMINRSVPFYKENLELCANLIKKLTKEGAKVCDLGCSSANFLIFLANLRKDLKLFGVDNAPSMLEIAKSKAQAYGLNIKFFEANLCDFVFFQSDVFVANYTLQFIRPPKRQELVNEIYKNLNKGGIFIMSEKILYEDAFLSKNMIELYADYKERQGYSKIEIAAKREALENVLIPYSEKENLDMLKNAGFEKIESVFKWVNFETFIAFK
- a CDS encoding Putative lipoprotein, producing the protein MNKAILLTLIGLFFIACGQTKSVEYYKAHPEEAKKRSDECRLKSIISQDCVNAHSVAIPKEDWDEGHDTQTK
- a CDS encoding membrane protein is translated as MEISALTITILYIIGISAEGMTGALAAGRHKMDLFGVIFIALVTAIGGGSIRDVLLGHYPLTWVEHPEYIILICFCALVATKIPRIVSRLESLFLTLDAIGLVVFSILGAQIAIEQNHGLIIAISAAVITGVFGGILRDILCMRIPLVFQKEIYAGIAIIAGAIYYTLMVYLELHALICTLVTLFVGVTARLLAIKYQWSLPVFSYNEEK
- a CDS encoding DNA/RNA non-specific endonuclease, translating into MKFIIFLLTFALHVFALEAYKPDKEFASYFNPLNCSVVLDKFFYTNCYDYKLKSTKAIAYKVEASNLKEKQIKKRPRFEDDTNIPKKYRSTWSDYKNSGYTRGHIASNASFRFSKAAQTSVFLMSNITPQNAQVNATVWNEIEQRERSLAFKFQSVEVLNLILYGKNPKFIKNGVAIPSSYVKIIKTSQFKECYEVPNNDIQSEKINDYKISCNKF
- a CDS encoding Endonuclease III, whose protein sequence is MKRNSEIKELFLKHFDKPTTELKFSNLYELLVCVMLSAQCTDKRVNLITPELFKAYPDIKSLANANLSSLKTYIQSCSFYNNKAQNLIKMAQSVCENFNAQIPLEEEKLKSLAGVGQKTAHVVLIEWCGANCMAVDTHVFRVSHRLGLSKAKTPEATEEDLTRIFKDNLNYLHQAMVLFGRYVCKAKKPLCKECFLNHLCKSKDKELK